From a single Halococcus sediminicola genomic region:
- a CDS encoding sulfatase-like hydrolase/transferase, translating to MNVALVVMDTLRFDAFREQFDWLPGIRFTNAWATSHWTVPVHASLFAGKYPSELGVHVDNQALDCPEPVIAEQLSETGYTTHAFASNIILARPFGFDRGFDEYTGTWKFRALSGDVFDWEVFADEQQGPAAYAQAGWDCLTEPYETWPSLARGARVALDRVDEPPGHETQEALDYVRRTEFGDREFLFVNLMDAHMPHTPPESYRTAETDEPYETATEYNGLVATAGDGPDTGSSVLKQAYDDSVRYLSDVYRKMHAELLADFDVVVTLSDHGELFGEHDVWQHSYGVYPELTHVPCVISGEGIDDATRTEPVSLLDVHRTLLNLTGIEGESWGNGLLDASDPTVTADPTPRECLVEYLGPNPRNREKIERLGYDPTRFDEELFGIAAGSSYGYETTDGFRVAGDADESALQERLAERRAEIDRRDARSERGVSEATRRQLEQLGYA from the coding sequence ATGAACGTCGCACTCGTCGTGATGGACACGCTGCGTTTTGATGCCTTCCGCGAACAGTTCGACTGGCTGCCGGGGATTCGATTCACGAACGCATGGGCGACGAGTCACTGGACCGTCCCCGTTCACGCCTCGTTGTTCGCCGGGAAGTACCCGAGCGAGCTCGGCGTTCACGTCGACAACCAAGCGCTCGACTGCCCGGAACCCGTGATCGCGGAACAGCTCAGCGAGACCGGCTACACGACGCATGCGTTCGCCAGCAACATCATCCTCGCCAGACCGTTCGGCTTCGACCGCGGGTTCGACGAGTACACCGGTACGTGGAAATTCCGTGCGCTCTCGGGCGACGTCTTCGACTGGGAGGTATTCGCCGACGAGCAGCAGGGACCGGCCGCCTACGCACAGGCAGGCTGGGACTGTCTTACTGAACCCTACGAGACGTGGCCATCGCTCGCACGCGGGGCGCGCGTCGCGCTCGATCGCGTCGATGAGCCGCCGGGCCACGAAACACAGGAAGCGCTTGATTACGTTCGACGGACGGAGTTCGGCGACCGCGAGTTCCTGTTCGTCAATCTGATGGACGCGCACATGCCGCATACGCCACCCGAGAGCTACCGGACCGCCGAGACCGACGAACCGTACGAGACGGCGACCGAGTACAACGGCTTAGTCGCGACTGCCGGCGATGGTCCCGATACCGGTTCTTCCGTGCTCAAGCAGGCCTACGACGACAGCGTGCGCTATCTCTCGGACGTGTATCGGAAGATGCACGCCGAGCTGCTGGCCGACTTCGACGTGGTCGTCACGCTCTCCGACCACGGCGAACTGTTCGGCGAGCACGATGTCTGGCAGCACTCCTATGGTGTGTATCCCGAACTCACACATGTCCCGTGCGTGATTTCGGGGGAGGGAATCGACGACGCGACCCGCACCGAGCCGGTCAGCCTGCTCGATGTCCACCGGACGCTGCTCAATCTCACGGGTATCGAGGGCGAGTCGTGGGGGAACGGACTGCTCGACGCGAGTGACCCGACCGTCACCGCCGATCCGACCCCGCGGGAGTGTCTCGTGGAGTATCTCGGGCCGAACCCCCGTAATCGAGAGAAGATCGAGCGGCTCGGCTACGACCCGACCCGATTCGACGAGGAGTTGTTCGGCATTGCGGCCGGCTCGTCGTACGGCTATGAGACGACCGATGGCTTCCGCGTCGCCGGCGACGCCGACGAGAGCGCGCTCCAAGAGCGACTCGCCGAACGCCGCGCGGAGATCGACCGGCGCGACGCGCGCTCCGAGCGCGGGGTTTCGGAAGCGACGCGCCGGCAGCTCGAACAGCTCGGCTACGCCTAG